A genomic segment from Flavobacterium sp. 9R encodes:
- a CDS encoding WbqC family protein encodes MNTLIHPSYFPSISQFAAMVQSEVVTFEVEDNFQKQTNRNRTYIYSPNGIQMLNIPIKHANKGHQKTKDITIENDFDWQKQHFKSLEAGYRSSPFFEFFEDDFMPFFEKKHHFLMDLNFETIALVEKCLRYPLEFKKTDEYFHEVADDIFDARSLVNGKKDPNVFETYTQVFDDKHGFINNLSVLDLIFNEGKFALDYLKNQKIIVK; translated from the coding sequence ATGAATACATTAATACACCCCTCGTATTTCCCTTCTATCAGTCAGTTTGCGGCTATGGTACAGTCGGAAGTGGTGACCTTTGAAGTTGAAGATAATTTTCAAAAACAGACGAATAGAAATAGAACTTACATTTATAGCCCGAATGGGATTCAAATGCTAAATATTCCTATTAAGCACGCCAACAAAGGACATCAAAAAACAAAAGACATTACCATTGAAAATGATTTTGATTGGCAAAAGCAGCACTTTAAATCGCTTGAAGCGGGTTATAGAAGCTCTCCTTTCTTTGAGTTTTTTGAAGATGATTTTATGCCATTTTTTGAAAAAAAACACCACTTTTTGATGGATTTGAATTTTGAAACCATTGCTTTAGTGGAAAAATGCCTAAGATATCCGCTAGAATTTAAAAAGACAGATGAATATTTTCACGAAGTAGCAGATGACATTTTTGACGCTCGAAGCCTAGTAAATGGCAAAAAAGACCCTAATGTTTTTGAAACCTATACTCAAGTTTTTGATGATAAACACGGCTTTATTAACAACTTAAGTGTGTTGGATTTGATTTTTAATGAAGGAAAATTTGCTTTGGATTATCTGAAAAATCAAAAGATTATTGTGAAATAA
- a CDS encoding endonuclease/exonuclease/phosphatase family protein, whose amino-acid sequence MKNLSWFNKIMFFLNIVLTVFTFTAYIFPFLSPKVFPLFAVFTLFMPVFFVLNGLFFIYWGIQFKKRMILSGLVLLMGITFINKFYKFSQKVHPESPKDFKIMSYNVRLFNVFKWIDRDDIPEVILAFINQNNPDILCIQEYSNHGNIDLKVYPYRYIFIEGDKIRTGQAIFSKFPIINQGNIVFPHSNNNAIFADIKRGKDIIRVYNIHFQSIKISPDVHEISENIEVINQQKSQKLYNRISKAFRQQQEQAEIFIAHKKECTYPLIICGDLNNSAFSYVYRNVKGKLRDTFEEAGKGFGQTYTFRYYPARIDYIFADNQMEVKDFQSFPEFQNSDHYPIIAKLSF is encoded by the coding sequence ATGAAAAACCTATCTTGGTTCAATAAAATAATGTTTTTCTTGAATATAGTGCTAACTGTATTCACCTTTACGGCTTACATTTTTCCTTTTTTGTCGCCCAAAGTGTTTCCGTTGTTTGCGGTTTTTACCCTTTTTATGCCTGTCTTTTTTGTGCTTAACGGTTTGTTTTTCATTTATTGGGGAATTCAGTTCAAAAAGCGAATGATTCTATCGGGTTTGGTATTACTGATGGGGATTACTTTTATCAATAAATTTTACAAGTTTTCACAAAAAGTCCACCCTGAGTCTCCAAAGGACTTTAAAATAATGAGTTACAATGTCCGTCTTTTCAACGTATTCAAATGGATTGATAGAGACGACATACCAGAAGTAATTTTGGCTTTTATCAATCAAAACAATCCTGATATTCTGTGCATTCAGGAATATTCCAACCACGGGAATATTGATTTAAAAGTCTATCCCTATCGTTATATTTTTATTGAAGGCGACAAAATTCGTACAGGTCAAGCCATTTTTTCAAAATTTCCTATAATTAATCAAGGCAATATTGTTTTTCCTCATTCTAACAATAATGCCATTTTTGCCGATATCAAGCGAGGAAAAGACATTATTCGCGTATATAATATCCATTTTCAATCCATAAAAATTTCGCCAGACGTACACGAAATTTCCGAAAATATCGAAGTCATCAATCAACAAAAATCACAGAAATTATACAACCGAATTAGCAAAGCTTTCAGGCAACAACAAGAACAAGCCGAAATTTTTATCGCTCATAAAAAAGAATGTACCTATCCGTTAATCATCTGTGGCGATTTGAACAACAGCGCCTTCTCGTACGTGTATCGCAATGTAAAAGGCAAATTGAGAGACACTTTCGAAGAAGCCGGAAAAGGCTTTGGGCAAACCTATACCTTTCGATACTACCCTGCGAGGATTGATTATATTTTTGCAGACAATCAAATGGAAGTTAAAGATTTTCAGAGTTTTCCCGAGTTTCAAAACTCAGACCATTATCCCATCATAGCCAAATTGAGTTTTTAA
- a CDS encoding rhomboid family intramembrane serine protease, giving the protein MNIFDDLKSRYRLGDVALQFIFWNVGIFLISIPLFYQFKFGQFVFPDWIALSSDPLVSLRHPWTYLSYAFFHDGIGHLFFNMLVLHFCSQLFLTFFTTKQFVGLYVLSSIFSGIVFVVSYYFLQYTSLIVGASAAIYAILVATTAYQPLMEVQLFLFGRVKLWYITAFVLLLDVLQFRLENMGGHIAHFAGAFFGFLFIKLLVNGLDLSKLVSGITDFFMSLFQKKEKKPFKKVHVNYARKEPTRTTSRIVTKDKTQQQIDEILDKISQSGYDCLTKEEKEFLFKAGK; this is encoded by the coding sequence ATGAATATATTCGATGATTTAAAATCGCGTTACCGTTTGGGAGATGTTGCATTGCAATTCATTTTCTGGAATGTAGGCATCTTTTTAATCTCTATACCTCTTTTTTACCAATTTAAGTTTGGTCAATTTGTTTTTCCTGATTGGATTGCTTTATCATCAGACCCTTTGGTTTCTTTACGACATCCTTGGACATATCTATCGTATGCTTTTTTTCACGACGGGATTGGTCATTTATTTTTCAATATGCTTGTCTTGCATTTTTGTAGTCAATTATTTTTGACCTTTTTTACTACTAAGCAGTTTGTGGGACTCTATGTGCTAAGTTCTATTTTTTCGGGGATAGTGTTTGTGGTTTCTTATTATTTTTTACAGTATACTTCGTTAATTGTTGGAGCTTCGGCAGCAATTTATGCAATATTGGTAGCCACTACAGCCTATCAACCTCTAATGGAAGTGCAATTGTTTCTTTTTGGTAGAGTAAAGTTGTGGTACATAACAGCTTTTGTTTTATTGCTTGATGTGCTTCAATTTCGTTTAGAGAATATGGGCGGGCACATCGCTCACTTTGCTGGTGCCTTTTTTGGTTTTTTATTTATAAAACTATTGGTTAATGGTTTGGATTTGAGTAAATTGGTTTCTGGAATAACTGATTTTTTTATGAGTTTGTTTCAAAAGAAAGAGAAAAAACCGTTCAAGAAAGTACACGTTAATTACGCAAGAAAAGAACCAACAAGAACGACTTCTAGAATTGTTACTAAAGACAAAACCCAACAACAAATCGATGAAATTTTGGATAAAATTAGTCAGTCGGGTTATGATTGTCTGACCAAAGAAGAAAAAGAATTTTTGTTTAAAGCCGGAAAATAA